A genomic region of Trifolium pratense cultivar HEN17-A07 linkage group LG3, ARS_RC_1.1, whole genome shotgun sequence contains the following coding sequences:
- the LOC123914490 gene encoding GATA transcription factor 25-like: MYNSMNISDQIKNNDETDNNNNHIHYDSHNLEDASGEAEGNIQDVSLDDVYVSGDGNHPDMSIQRFDDSSQLTLSFRGQVYVFDSVTPEKVQSVLLLLGGCELSSGSQCLDTSPLNQRSGTEFPTRCSQPQRAASLIRFRQKRKERNFDKKVRYEVRQEVALRMQRSKGQFTSSKKQDGANNYGSDPESGQDMIQSETSCTHCGISSKSTPMMRRGPSGPRTLCNACGLFWANRGTLRDLSTSRRNHEQHTIVPPEQGAMRDLSNSKRNHEPHTLPPPEQVGEGNDLNCETALPAHNDSVDDKTALVSNQ; this comes from the exons ATGTACAACTCTATGAACATCTCCGATCAGATCAAGAACAACGACGAAAccgacaacaacaacaatcacaTCCATTACGATTCACATAATCTCGAAGACGCTTCCGGTGAAGCTGAAGGAAATATCCAAGACGTTTCACTCGATGATGTTTATGTTTCCGGTGACGGAAATCACCCTGATATGTCTATTCAACGATTCGATGATTCTTCTCAGCTCACGCTTTCTTTTCGTGGCCAAGTTTATGTCTTCGATTCTGTTACCCCTGAAAAA GTTCAATCGGTTTTGTTACTGTTAGGAGGATGTGAATTATCTTCGGGTTCGCAATGTTTGGATACATCGCCCCTTAATCAAAgg AGTGGTACTGAATTTCCTACAAGATGTAGTCAGCCACAGCGTGCAGCGTCGTTGATTAGGTTTCGTCAGAAGAGGAAAGAGAGAAACTTTGATAAGAAAGTTAGATATGAAGTGCGTCAAGAAGTTGCACTAAG GATGCAACGTAGTAAGGGTCAATTTACGTCATCTAAGAAACAAGATGGAGCTAACAATTATGGCTCTGATCCAGAGTCAGGGCAGGATATGATTCAATCAGAAACCTC ATGCACGCACTGTGGAATCAGTTCAAAATCAACCCCTATGATGCGAAGGGGGCCATCTGGCCCAAGGACACTTTGTAATGCTTGTGGGCTGTTTTGGGCAAATAGG GGTACTCTGAGGGATCTATCTACTTCTAGGAGAAATCACGAGCAACACACTATTGTGCCACCTGAGCAG GGTGCTATGAGGGATCTTTCTAATTCTAAGAGAAACCACGAACCGCACACTCTTCCACCACCTGAGCAG GTTGGCGAGGGCAATGACTTGAACTGTGAGACTGCTCTTCCTGCGCATAACGATTCTGTTGATGATAAAACAGCTTTGGTATCCAATCAATGA